The proteins below come from a single Oerskovia jenensis genomic window:
- the ctaE gene encoding aa3-type cytochrome oxidase subunit III — protein sequence MADVSTATAAPHAHQHVSVNRPNPVSVGTIVWLASELMFFAGLFAMYFTARSVIPAEEWASQTEKLNIPFAVINTSILVLSSVTCQLGVLAAERFQPVRTGSIFQVNRWGMNEWITLTYLMGAFFIGGQVFEYAELVHEGLTISSHPYGSVFFLATGFHGLHVVGGLIAFLFLLGRSFSAKNFGHHEATTGIVTSYYWHFVDVVWIALFFVIYILR from the coding sequence ATGGCTGATGTGTCGACCGCAACGGCTGCCCCCCACGCCCACCAGCACGTGAGCGTCAACCGACCGAACCCTGTCTCGGTCGGGACGATCGTGTGGCTGGCCAGCGAGCTCATGTTCTTCGCTGGACTGTTCGCTATGTACTTCACCGCTCGATCGGTGATACCCGCCGAGGAGTGGGCTTCTCAGACCGAGAAGCTCAACATCCCCTTCGCCGTGATCAACACGTCGATCCTGGTGCTGTCCTCCGTGACGTGCCAGCTGGGTGTCCTCGCGGCGGAGCGTTTCCAGCCCGTCCGCACCGGATCGATCTTCCAGGTCAACCGGTGGGGGATGAACGAGTGGATCACGCTCACGTACCTCATGGGTGCGTTCTTCATCGGCGGTCAGGTCTTCGAGTACGCCGAGCTCGTGCACGAGGGACTCACCATCTCGTCGCACCCCTACGGCTCGGTCTTCTTCCTGGCCACAGGCTTCCACGGACTCCACGTCGTGGGTGGCCTGATCGCCTTCCTGTTCCTTCTCGGTCGGTCTTTCTCCGCCAAGAACTTCGGGCACCACGAGGCCACCACCGGCATCGTGACGTCCTACTACTGGCACTTCGTCGACGTCGTGTGGATCGCACTGTTCTTCGTGATCTACATCCTCCGCTGA